In a genomic window of Streptomyces sp. SJL17-4:
- a CDS encoding enolase C-terminal domain-like protein produces the protein MKITSVVVTPVAFADPPLLNAVGVHEPYALRAVVEVRTDTGAYGLGESYGDSAHLELLRAVADDLPGLDPFDLNELSRRVDATVGGRVASDAHGLIGEGGAAKTVASVTSPFEVACHDLQGKHLGRPVSGLLGGATRDRIDFCGYLFAKWAAHPGHPPDAWGPALDPAGLVAQARLLAHRFGFRSFKLKGGVLPPDDEVAAVRALREAFPDHPLRLDPNASWDPATAAQVADELTGVLEYLEDPVAGIPAMADLARTAPMPLATNMCVVTWEHLTEAIPARAVGVLLGDHHFWGGLKATQQLATVCHHFGIGMSMHSNSHLGISLAAMVHLAAATPALAHDLDTHWPWKRPEDDVVTPPWSFVDGAITVPRTPGLGVELDRDALDRLHQQYLACGLTRRDDTGYLARVAPDVRLREDVHEPA, from the coding sequence GTGAAGATCACCTCCGTCGTCGTCACCCCCGTCGCCTTCGCCGACCCGCCGCTGCTCAACGCCGTCGGCGTCCACGAGCCGTACGCCCTGCGCGCGGTGGTGGAGGTCAGGACCGACACCGGCGCGTACGGCCTGGGCGAGAGCTACGGCGACTCCGCCCACCTCGAACTGCTCCGGGCCGTCGCCGACGACCTGCCCGGTCTCGACCCCTTCGACCTCAACGAGCTGTCCCGTAGGGTCGACGCGACCGTCGGCGGCCGGGTGGCGAGCGACGCCCACGGCCTCATCGGCGAGGGCGGGGCGGCCAAGACCGTCGCGAGCGTCACCTCGCCGTTCGAGGTGGCCTGCCACGACCTCCAGGGCAAACACCTCGGCAGGCCCGTGTCCGGCCTCCTCGGCGGCGCCACCCGCGACCGGATCGACTTCTGCGGCTACCTGTTCGCCAAATGGGCCGCGCACCCCGGCCACCCGCCGGACGCCTGGGGACCGGCCCTCGACCCGGCCGGACTCGTGGCGCAGGCCCGGCTCCTGGCCCACCGCTTCGGCTTCCGCTCGTTCAAGCTCAAGGGCGGCGTACTCCCGCCGGACGACGAGGTCGCCGCCGTCCGTGCCCTGCGCGAGGCCTTCCCGGACCATCCGCTGCGCCTCGACCCCAACGCGAGCTGGGACCCGGCGACCGCCGCCCAAGTGGCCGACGAACTGACGGGCGTACTGGAGTACCTCGAGGACCCGGTCGCCGGCATCCCCGCCATGGCGGACCTCGCCCGGACCGCCCCGATGCCCCTCGCCACCAACATGTGCGTGGTCACCTGGGAACACCTGACCGAGGCGATTCCCGCCCGGGCCGTCGGCGTCCTGCTCGGCGACCACCACTTCTGGGGCGGCCTCAAGGCCACCCAGCAACTGGCGACCGTCTGCCACCACTTCGGCATCGGGATGTCCATGCACTCCAACTCCCACCTCGGGATCAGCCTCGCCGCGATGGTCCACCTCGCCGCCGCCACCCCCGCCCTCGCCCACGACCTGGACACCCACTGGCCCTGGAAACGGCCCGAGGACGACGTCGTCACCCCACCCTGGAGCTTCGTCGACGGCGCGATCACCGTCCCCCGTACGCCCGGACTCGGCGTCGAGCTGGACCGCGACGCACTCGACCGGCTGCACCAGCAGTACCTGGCGTGCGGCCTGACCCGCCGCGACGACACTGGCTACCTGGCCCGCGTCGCCCCCGACGTACGGCTCCGCGAAGACGTCCACGAACCGGCCTGA
- a CDS encoding aldo/keto reductase: MSADERTAAKRAAEERAADERTPKERAADERAGATRAADERSADPTRLTFPRVPLGRTTAWTTRLAFGAAGIGNLYSAVTDEDAHRTLTTAWDRGIRSFDTAPHYGLGLSERRLGAFLRDRPRDTYTVSTKIGRLLVPDPDATGDDLANGFAVPATHRRVWDFGADGIRRGLEASLERLGLDRVDIVYLHDPDDHADQALREAYPALERLRTEGVVRAIGVGMNQTALPTRFVTETDIDVVLLAGRYTLLDRSGLTELLPAAHRRGVSVVAGGVFNSGLLADPRPGATYDYAAAPPETLARALRLREICERHGVPLRAAAARFPLRHPAVAGVLLGLRSAAEATDAADMLAREIPEALWNELRTSGAGANP; the protein is encoded by the coding sequence ATGAGCGCGGACGAACGGACGGCGGCGAAGCGGGCGGCGGAAGAACGGGCCGCGGACGAGCGGACGCCGAAGGAGAGAGCGGCGGACGAGCGGGCCGGGGCCACACGCGCCGCGGACGAACGCTCCGCCGACCCCACCCGCCTCACCTTCCCGCGCGTCCCCCTCGGCCGGACCACCGCCTGGACGACCCGCCTCGCCTTCGGCGCGGCCGGCATCGGCAACCTCTACAGCGCCGTCACCGACGAGGACGCGCACCGCACCCTCACGACCGCCTGGGACCGGGGCATCCGCTCCTTCGACACCGCACCCCACTACGGCCTCGGCCTCTCCGAACGACGCCTCGGCGCCTTCCTGCGGGACCGGCCCCGGGACACGTACACCGTCTCCACGAAGATCGGCCGCCTCCTCGTTCCCGACCCCGATGCGACCGGCGACGACCTCGCCAACGGCTTCGCGGTACCCGCCACACACCGCAGGGTCTGGGACTTCGGGGCGGACGGCATCCGGCGCGGCCTCGAAGCGAGCCTGGAGCGCCTCGGGCTCGACCGCGTCGACATCGTGTACCTGCACGACCCCGACGACCATGCCGACCAGGCACTCCGCGAGGCGTACCCCGCCCTGGAACGCCTGCGGACCGAGGGTGTCGTCCGCGCCATCGGCGTGGGCATGAACCAGACCGCGCTCCCCACCCGCTTCGTCACCGAGACCGACATCGACGTCGTCCTGCTCGCCGGCCGCTACACCCTGCTCGACCGGAGCGGCCTGACCGAACTGCTGCCGGCCGCGCACCGCCGTGGCGTGTCGGTCGTCGCCGGAGGAGTGTTCAACTCGGGCCTCCTGGCGGATCCACGTCCCGGCGCCACGTACGACTACGCGGCGGCCCCGCCGGAAACCCTGGCCAGGGCCCTCCGGCTGCGGGAGATCTGCGAGCGCCACGGCGTGCCCCTGAGGGCCGCGGCGGCCCGCTTCCCGCTGCGCCATCCCGCCGTGGCGGGCGTCCTCCTCGGCCTGCGCAGCGCGGCGGAGGCCACGGACGCCGCCGACATGCTGGCCCGCGAGATACCCGAGGCCCTCTGGAACGAGCTGCGCACCTCTGGAGCTGGAGCGAACCCATGA
- a CDS encoding polysaccharide lyase 6 family protein yields the protein MQRRTFLTGTAAGAAAAVLPLSGPAYANAARRKPARPLGPTVDVGSLDELQDAIDAAGPGTRIVLANGTYTVPSAKPLTITGKHGSRTAPITIVAASRGGAVLRGERSFVFDASSDVTVSGFSFRQSTTLEIPPGCTYIRLTRNDFQLADIEGLHWVMVRGDEAVIDRNHFHGKTTLGIFLGVEGPGSEAMAQGVHIHRNHFSDHAFTGANGGEPIRLGVSPRALSSAHALVEYNLFERADGDPEAISVKSSDNVIRHNTIRDSLGGIVLRHGNRTLVDSNHLIGGEEGIRIYGNDHVIVNNYLAGLSGRAMVIGSGTARDHVPGESAEARRGNDAPDRVLIAHNTLLDNAGGALSGESHRPHEPRDVTIADNLLVGRTGSLVEMATTVRFIWQSNILFGAAADGNIPAGGFVRADPRLVRGSDGVFRLSSTSRAIGAATLSPAPVTHDIDGHARGSVRDVGADEYTTAAPIRRPLTPADVGPNAR from the coding sequence ATGCAACGACGCACGTTCCTCACCGGCACCGCGGCAGGGGCGGCAGCCGCCGTCCTGCCCCTCTCCGGCCCGGCATACGCGAACGCCGCCCGGCGCAAGCCCGCGCGCCCGCTGGGGCCCACCGTCGACGTCGGCTCCCTGGACGAACTCCAGGACGCGATCGACGCGGCGGGACCGGGCACCCGCATCGTCCTCGCGAACGGCACCTACACCGTCCCCTCCGCCAAGCCCCTCACCATCACCGGCAAGCACGGCTCCCGCACCGCGCCGATCACCATCGTCGCCGCGTCACGGGGTGGCGCCGTACTGCGCGGCGAGCGGAGCTTCGTCTTCGACGCGTCCAGCGACGTCACCGTGAGCGGCTTCTCCTTCCGCCAGAGCACCACCCTGGAGATCCCGCCGGGCTGCACGTACATCCGGCTCACCCGCAACGACTTCCAGCTCGCGGACATCGAGGGCCTGCACTGGGTCATGGTGCGCGGCGACGAGGCCGTGATCGACCGCAACCACTTCCACGGCAAGACCACGCTCGGCATCTTCCTCGGCGTCGAGGGCCCGGGCAGCGAGGCCATGGCGCAGGGCGTCCACATCCACCGCAACCATTTCTCCGACCACGCCTTCACGGGTGCCAACGGCGGCGAACCGATCCGCCTCGGTGTCAGCCCCCGCGCCCTGTCCAGCGCGCACGCGCTCGTCGAGTACAACCTGTTCGAGCGGGCCGACGGCGACCCCGAGGCCATCTCGGTCAAGAGCTCCGACAACGTCATCCGCCACAACACCATCCGCGACAGCCTCGGCGGCATCGTCCTGCGCCACGGCAACCGCACCCTCGTCGACAGCAATCACCTCATCGGCGGCGAGGAGGGCATACGGATCTACGGCAACGACCACGTCATCGTCAACAACTACCTGGCCGGTCTGAGCGGGCGCGCGATGGTGATCGGCAGCGGCACGGCACGCGATCACGTCCCCGGCGAGTCGGCCGAGGCCCGCCGGGGCAACGACGCACCCGACCGCGTCCTCATCGCCCACAACACCCTCCTCGACAACGCGGGCGGCGCGCTCTCGGGCGAGAGCCACCGCCCCCACGAACCCCGCGACGTCACCATCGCCGACAACCTGCTGGTCGGGCGGACCGGCAGCCTGGTCGAGATGGCGACCACGGTCCGCTTCATCTGGCAGAGCAACATCCTGTTCGGCGCGGCGGCCGACGGGAACATCCCCGCCGGCGGATTCGTACGGGCCGATCCCCGCCTGGTACGGGGCTCCGACGGGGTCTTCCGCCTGTCGAGCACCAGCCGGGCGATCGGTGCGGCCACCCTCTCCCCGGCGCCCGTCACCCATGACATCGACGGTCACGCGCGCGGCAGCGTGCGCGACGTCGGCGCCGACGAGTACACGACGGCCGCGCCGATCCGCCGGCCGCTGACCCCCGCGGACGTGGGGCCGAACGCCCGCTGA
- a CDS encoding SDR family oxidoreductase: MNPSPLAGLRAVVTGGASGIGLAVARLLDAQGAAVAVLDLEPAATTDTLTALRADVADDTSVREAVAAAAATLGGIDILVNNAGIGAAGTVEDNPDDQWHRVLDVNLLGVVRTTRAALPHLRRSEHAAVVNICSIAATAGMPQRALYSASKGAVLSLTLAMAADHVREGIRVNCVNPGTVDTPWVARLLDAASDPAAERAALSARQPTGRLVGADEVAAAVVYLASPAAASVTGTALAVDGGMAGLRLRSAGT; encoded by the coding sequence GTGAACCCCTCCCCGCTCGCCGGGCTCCGGGCCGTCGTCACCGGCGGCGCCTCCGGCATCGGACTCGCCGTCGCCCGCCTCCTTGACGCACAGGGCGCCGCCGTCGCCGTCCTCGACCTCGAACCGGCGGCCACAACCGACACACTCACCGCCCTCCGCGCTGACGTCGCCGACGACACCTCGGTACGCGAAGCCGTCGCGGCGGCCGCCGCCACGCTCGGCGGAATCGACATCCTCGTCAACAACGCCGGCATCGGCGCCGCCGGCACCGTCGAGGACAACCCCGACGACCAGTGGCACCGTGTCCTCGACGTCAACCTCCTCGGCGTCGTCCGCACCACCCGCGCCGCCCTGCCCCACCTGCGCCGCTCGGAGCACGCCGCCGTCGTCAACATCTGCTCCATCGCCGCCACCGCGGGCATGCCGCAGCGGGCGCTCTACTCGGCGAGCAAGGGGGCGGTCCTCTCCCTGACCCTCGCGATGGCCGCCGACCATGTCCGGGAGGGCATCCGGGTCAACTGCGTCAACCCCGGGACCGTGGACACCCCGTGGGTCGCCCGCCTGCTCGACGCCGCCTCGGACCCGGCGGCCGAACGCGCCGCACTCAGCGCCCGTCAGCCCACCGGGCGGCTCGTCGGCGCCGACGAGGTCGCGGCGGCCGTCGTCTACCTCGCGTCCCCGGCCGCCGCCTCGGTGACGGGCACCGCCCTCGCCGTCGACGGCGGCATGGCGGGACTCCGACTCCGGTCGGCGGGCACATGA
- a CDS encoding FCD domain-containing protein: MAVTDEAIGKIKEMIVSGALRPGDRLPKEADLAAELGLSRNSLREAVKALSLLNILDVRQGDGTYVSSLEPPLLLEAVSFVLDFHQDDQALQALKVRGILEPAATALAAERIPEEEIRELGELLDRLGDAPSLDELVASDLEFHRRIAAASGIPLLCSLLDSISGATVRARLWRGITEETAVARTLSEHRAILDALAARDARTAEAWATIHISNVVRWLDSVL; encoded by the coding sequence TTGGCGGTTACGGACGAGGCGATCGGCAAGATCAAGGAGATGATCGTCTCCGGTGCGCTGCGCCCGGGGGACCGGCTGCCCAAGGAGGCGGACCTCGCCGCCGAACTGGGCCTGTCGCGCAATTCCCTGCGGGAGGCCGTGAAGGCGCTGTCCCTGCTGAACATCCTCGACGTACGGCAGGGCGACGGTACGTACGTCTCCAGCCTCGAACCGCCGCTGCTGCTCGAAGCGGTGTCGTTCGTCCTGGACTTCCACCAGGACGACCAGGCGCTCCAGGCCCTGAAGGTACGGGGCATCCTGGAGCCGGCGGCGACCGCGCTGGCGGCGGAGCGCATCCCCGAGGAGGAGATCAGGGAGCTCGGGGAGCTTCTCGACCGGCTCGGTGACGCACCGAGCCTGGACGAACTCGTCGCCAGCGACCTGGAGTTCCACCGGCGCATCGCTGCCGCGTCCGGGATTCCCCTGCTGTGCTCGCTCCTCGACAGCATCTCCGGGGCCACCGTACGGGCGCGGCTGTGGCGCGGCATCACCGAGGAGACGGCCGTGGCCCGGACCCTGTCGGAGCACCGGGCGATCCTGGACGCCCTCGCCGCACGCGACGCGCGAACGGCCGAGGCCTGGGCGACCATTCACATCTCCAACGTCGTCCGCTGGCTCGACAGCGTGCTGTGA
- a CDS encoding enolase C-terminal domain-like protein, with product MDTYDIRFPTSRQLDGSDAMNPDPDYSAAYLVLRTNEPDGPTGHGFTFTIGRGNDVQVAAIEALRAHVVGRSVEDLCADPGLVSRALIGDSQLRWLGPEKGVMHMAVGAVVNAVWDLAAKRRRKPLWKLLADADPEWLVSQVDFRYITDALTPEEALDLLRRGKDGRAERENVLRARGYPAYTTSPGWLGYSDEKLTRLAKEAVAAGFTQIKLKVGADLADDVRRCRAARAAVGAEVRLAVDANQRWSVTEAIEWTRALAAFDPYWIEEPTSPDDILGHARIRAAVAPVKVATGEHVQNRIVFKQLLQANAVDIVQLDAARVGGVNENLAILLLAAKFGVPVCPHAGGVGLCELVQHLAMFDFVALSGTTEDRVIEFVDHLHEHFAHPAVIREGAYTAPLAPGFSADMHEASLATFAYPHGTFWAADLAGALADEATAEVTA from the coding sequence ATGGACACCTACGACATCCGCTTCCCGACCTCCCGCCAACTCGACGGGTCCGACGCCATGAACCCGGACCCCGACTACTCCGCGGCCTACCTCGTCCTGCGTACGAACGAACCCGACGGCCCCACGGGACACGGCTTCACGTTCACCATCGGGCGTGGCAACGATGTCCAGGTCGCGGCGATCGAAGCACTGCGCGCCCACGTCGTCGGCCGGTCCGTGGAAGACCTCTGCGCCGACCCCGGGCTCGTCAGCCGTGCGCTGATCGGCGACAGCCAGCTCCGCTGGCTCGGCCCCGAGAAGGGGGTCATGCACATGGCCGTCGGGGCCGTGGTCAACGCCGTGTGGGACCTGGCCGCCAAGCGCCGGCGCAAGCCGCTGTGGAAGCTCCTGGCCGACGCCGACCCCGAGTGGCTCGTCTCGCAGGTCGACTTCCGCTACATCACCGACGCCCTCACCCCCGAGGAGGCCCTGGACCTCCTGCGGCGGGGCAAGGACGGACGGGCCGAGCGCGAGAACGTCCTGCGGGCCCGGGGCTACCCCGCCTACACGACATCGCCCGGCTGGCTCGGCTACTCCGACGAGAAACTGACCCGACTCGCCAAGGAAGCGGTGGCCGCCGGCTTCACCCAGATCAAGCTGAAGGTCGGCGCCGACCTCGCGGACGACGTCCGACGCTGCCGCGCCGCCCGCGCCGCCGTCGGCGCCGAGGTCCGCCTGGCGGTCGACGCCAACCAGCGGTGGAGCGTCACCGAGGCCATCGAGTGGACACGGGCGCTCGCCGCATTCGACCCCTACTGGATCGAGGAGCCGACCAGCCCGGACGACATCCTCGGGCACGCGCGCATACGGGCGGCCGTCGCCCCCGTCAAGGTGGCGACGGGCGAGCACGTGCAGAACCGCATCGTCTTCAAGCAGCTTCTCCAGGCGAACGCCGTGGACATCGTCCAGCTCGACGCGGCCCGGGTCGGCGGCGTGAACGAGAACCTCGCCATACTGCTCCTCGCCGCCAAGTTCGGGGTCCCCGTCTGCCCGCACGCCGGCGGCGTCGGACTGTGCGAACTGGTCCAGCACCTCGCGATGTTCGACTTCGTGGCCCTCAGCGGAACCACCGAGGACCGGGTCATCGAGTTCGTCGACCATCTGCACGAGCACTTCGCCCACCCGGCCGTCATACGCGAGGGCGCCTACACGGCGCCCCTCGCCCCCGGCTTCTCGGCCGACATGCACGAGGCCTCCCTTGCCACGTTCGCCTACCCCCACGGCACGTTCTGGGCCGCCGACCTGGCGGGAGCGCTCGCCGACGAAGCCACCGCGGAGGTGACCGCGTGA
- a CDS encoding alpha-L-fucosidase, which yields MTTTSSSADADHPSTPSPDTTWFTHDRFGMFVHWGLYSLAARHEWVKTREKMTDERYQVYFDHFDPDRYDPVRWARTAKAAGMRYVVLTTKHHDGFCLWDSRLTDYKVTKTPHGRDLVGPFVEACRAEGLKVGFYHSLIDWHHPSFPVDGTHPRRDDEEFKAAAADRDIREYQEYLHGQVRELLTEYGRVDYLFFDFSYAGREWWGGKGPDDWDSPRLMAMVRELQPHILVNDRAGLPGDFVTPEQYQPSAPMTVDGRPVLWEACQTLNGSWGYDRDNLDHKSPDLLIRMLVDGVSKGGNLLLNVGPTGRGDLDPRDTAALAEIGRWTDLHERSVRGCGPSPYTPPADCRYTQRGDRLYVHLFSWPLRHLHLPGLAGRVRYAQLLNDASEIVQEPLDPDRPAMNTQMGGQPAGTLTLRLPVRRPDTPVPVIELHLTDPSGPGASM from the coding sequence ATGACCACCACCAGCAGCAGCGCCGACGCCGACCACCCGTCGACCCCTTCGCCCGACACGACCTGGTTCACCCACGACCGCTTCGGCATGTTCGTCCACTGGGGCCTCTACTCCCTCGCCGCGCGCCACGAGTGGGTGAAGACCCGGGAGAAGATGACGGACGAGCGGTACCAGGTGTACTTCGACCACTTCGACCCCGACCGCTACGACCCGGTCCGGTGGGCGAGGACCGCGAAGGCCGCCGGCATGCGGTACGTCGTCCTGACCACCAAACACCACGACGGCTTCTGCCTCTGGGACAGCCGGCTCACCGACTACAAGGTCACGAAGACGCCCCACGGCCGCGACCTGGTCGGACCGTTCGTCGAGGCGTGCCGCGCCGAAGGCCTCAAGGTCGGCTTCTACCACTCCCTGATCGACTGGCACCACCCGTCGTTCCCCGTCGACGGAACGCACCCGCGGCGCGACGACGAGGAGTTCAAGGCCGCGGCGGCGGACCGCGACATCCGGGAGTACCAGGAGTATCTGCACGGCCAGGTCCGCGAACTGCTCACGGAGTACGGACGCGTCGACTACCTCTTCTTCGACTTCTCCTACGCGGGCCGCGAGTGGTGGGGCGGCAAGGGCCCCGACGACTGGGACTCCCCGCGGCTCATGGCGATGGTCCGCGAGCTCCAGCCGCACATCCTGGTCAACGACCGGGCCGGCCTCCCAGGGGACTTCGTCACGCCCGAGCAGTACCAGCCGTCCGCCCCGATGACCGTCGACGGCCGCCCGGTGCTGTGGGAGGCGTGCCAGACCCTCAACGGAAGCTGGGGCTACGACCGCGACAACCTCGACCACAAGAGCCCCGACCTGCTCATCCGGATGCTCGTCGACGGCGTCTCCAAGGGCGGCAACCTCCTGCTGAACGTCGGCCCCACCGGCCGCGGCGACCTGGACCCGCGCGACACCGCCGCCCTCGCCGAGATCGGCCGCTGGACCGACCTGCACGAACGGTCCGTACGCGGCTGCGGCCCCTCCCCGTACACCCCGCCCGCCGACTGCCGGTACACCCAGCGCGGCGACCGCCTCTACGTCCACCTCTTCTCCTGGCCGCTGCGCCATCTGCACCTGCCCGGCCTCGCCGGCCGGGTGCGGTACGCCCAACTCCTGAACGACGCCTCGGAGATCGTCCAGGAGCCGCTCGACCCCGACCGCCCGGCCATGAACACCCAGATGGGCGGCCAGCCCGCCGGCACCCTCACGCTCCGGCTCCCGGTGCGGCGGCCCGACACACCCGTACCCGTCATCGAGCTGCACCTGACGGACCCCTCCGGGCCCGGCGCCTCGATGTGA
- a CDS encoding L-rhamnose mutarotase, with protein sequence MRIALHTRVRADRVAAYEEAHRDVPAELTRAIRAAGCTSWTIWRSGTDLFHLLDCEDYAHLLAELGTLPVNVEWQARMAELLEVVHDYSGDGADAGLPVVWQL encoded by the coding sequence ATGAGAATTGCTCTGCACACCCGGGTCCGCGCGGACCGCGTCGCCGCGTACGAAGAGGCGCACCGCGACGTCCCCGCCGAGCTGACCCGCGCGATCCGGGCGGCCGGCTGCACGTCCTGGACGATCTGGCGCAGCGGCACCGACCTCTTCCATCTGCTCGACTGCGAGGACTACGCCCACCTCCTCGCCGAGCTCGGGACACTGCCCGTCAACGTGGAGTGGCAGGCCCGGATGGCCGAACTCCTCGAGGTCGTCCACGACTACTCCGGCGACGGCGCGGACGCCGGGCTGCCCGTGGTGTGGCAGCTGTGA
- a CDS encoding carbohydrate ABC transporter permease — translation MSAPTETALGLTESRSPAGRALKVLTYLLVLVVFAGPLLALLVSAFNHVKDPTQLSVLPSDPTVDNFTVAFDQGVLKYLLNSFFVVGFGLLLQVAVSVLAGYALARKRFRGMTLAFVAILATLMLPEEILAIPLSVILADLPVVHINLIGSLAGMIVPVGAWAFSILVMTEFMKEVPKELEEAARIDGAGDLRIFAQIILPMCKPALGVIGVFGFTMIWDQYLLPLLVATDSSSYTLPLALRTLRVDPLVTPGVVMAASLLALLPSVVVFLFFQRSFVHGLSSGALKG, via the coding sequence ATGAGCGCGCCGACCGAGACCGCCCTCGGGCTGACCGAGAGCCGCAGCCCCGCCGGCCGCGCCCTGAAGGTCCTCACGTACCTCCTCGTCCTCGTGGTGTTCGCGGGACCGCTGCTCGCCCTGCTCGTCAGCGCGTTCAACCACGTCAAGGACCCCACCCAGCTCAGCGTCCTCCCCTCCGACCCCACCGTCGACAACTTCACCGTCGCCTTCGACCAGGGCGTCCTGAAGTACCTCCTCAACTCGTTCTTCGTCGTCGGCTTCGGCCTGCTGCTCCAGGTCGCCGTCTCCGTCCTCGCGGGCTACGCCCTCGCCAGGAAGCGGTTCCGGGGCATGACCCTCGCGTTCGTCGCGATCCTGGCGACGCTGATGCTGCCCGAGGAGATCCTGGCCATCCCGCTCTCCGTGATCCTCGCCGACCTGCCGGTCGTCCACATCAATCTGATCGGCTCCCTCGCCGGCATGATCGTGCCCGTCGGCGCCTGGGCGTTCTCCATCCTCGTCATGACCGAGTTCATGAAGGAGGTACCGAAGGAGCTGGAGGAGGCGGCGCGCATCGACGGCGCCGGAGACCTGCGGATCTTCGCGCAGATCATCCTGCCCATGTGCAAGCCCGCGCTCGGCGTCATCGGAGTCTTCGGCTTCACGATGATCTGGGACCAGTACCTGCTGCCCCTGCTCGTGGCCACCGACTCCTCCTCGTACACCCTGCCGCTCGCCCTGCGCACGCTGCGGGTCGACCCCCTCGTCACCCCCGGCGTGGTGATGGCCGCGTCGCTGCTCGCCCTGCTGCCGTCCGTCGTCGTCTTCCTCTTCTTCCAGCGTTCCTTCGTCCACGGCCTGTCCAGCGGCGCCCTCAAGGGCTGA
- a CDS encoding 5-dehydro-4-deoxyglucarate dehydratase gives MIPSGLMSFPLTPFTPADEVSTGVFADHIEDQLAHGPAALFVACGTGEYSSLSAPEYAELVRHAVRVVAGRVPVFAGAGGGLGNARAAVVAASDAGADGILLLPPYLVGGTEDGYLAYVESVARAGRLPVLVYRRGLAKVGVSTALRLLSVPLVAGIKEGNGDLDSLARMVTAVRTSGHPRAETFAFLNGLPTAEVSATACRAIGIRDYPSAVLCFAPDIARAFHTALTTGDTATTCRLLADFYLPLTALRDQVPGYAVSLVKAGARLRSLDVGHVRAPLVDAAPDHVDQLKDLLARGRRALALTTPAPGAAAPAVAVAS, from the coding sequence GTGATCCCGTCCGGTCTGATGTCCTTCCCGCTCACGCCGTTCACTCCCGCCGACGAGGTGAGCACGGGCGTGTTCGCTGACCACATCGAGGACCAGCTCGCCCACGGCCCCGCCGCGCTCTTCGTCGCCTGCGGCACGGGGGAGTACTCCTCGCTCAGTGCCCCCGAGTACGCCGAGCTCGTCCGGCACGCCGTACGTGTCGTCGCCGGCCGCGTGCCCGTCTTCGCCGGCGCCGGGGGAGGCCTCGGCAACGCCCGGGCCGCCGTCGTCGCCGCCTCGGACGCGGGCGCCGACGGGATCCTGCTGCTGCCCCCGTACCTCGTCGGCGGCACCGAGGACGGCTACCTCGCGTACGTGGAGTCCGTCGCCCGCGCCGGCCGCCTCCCCGTCCTCGTCTACCGGCGCGGCCTCGCCAAGGTCGGTGTGTCCACCGCACTCCGGCTCCTCTCCGTGCCCCTGGTCGCCGGGATCAAGGAGGGCAACGGAGACCTGGACTCGCTGGCCCGCATGGTCACCGCCGTACGCACCAGCGGGCACCCCAGAGCCGAGACCTTCGCCTTCCTCAACGGACTGCCCACCGCCGAGGTCAGCGCGACCGCCTGCCGGGCCATCGGCATCCGCGACTACCCCTCCGCCGTCCTCTGCTTCGCCCCCGACATCGCCCGCGCCTTCCACACGGCCCTGACGACCGGCGACACCGCCACCACCTGCCGGCTCCTCGCCGACTTCTACCTGCCGCTGACCGCCCTGCGCGACCAGGTCCCCGGCTACGCCGTCTCCCTCGTCAAGGCCGGAGCACGCCTGCGCTCGCTCGATGTCGGCCACGTCCGCGCACCCCTGGTCGACGCGGCTCCGGACCACGTCGACCAGCTGAAGGACCTCCTGGCCCGGGGCCGGCGCGCACTGGCCCTGACCACACCGGCACCAGGCGCCGCCGCCCCCGCCGTGGCGGTCGCCTCGTGA